One window from the genome of Anopheles merus strain MAF chromosome 3R, AmerM5.1, whole genome shotgun sequence encodes:
- the LOC121596851 gene encoding serine protease inhibitor 28Dc-like — MPYGALASVRKVPFRLLLPLCLLLCMCGGALAEPTAQNTSGLSKAVSEQLVGAINDLARTLGVMAGRGGSSNNSSKTELFSPVSIGSMMLLLLRAANRDTRNELLGVLRLEQYRKPGSGNIPKNYARLLKEFTRDIGGKGILKQLPGWHAGGNCYPPSEGLEDEEYDDDQYLEEPIEPNVVQLANGMFLQQGLINSSNFVRLARDLYQAQIEQVNFKERPDLARNTINRWVNESTRGRIGEILLDDPDPGTQMIVANALYFRGTWETFFNEPQFTRPQPFFPDGEDQPSILVPTMFASGCFPYYSSPELQARIMAFPYRNRTTSMYIVLPNDSNRARLRQLQASLSSAELDRLIGQMKMHKAIAQFPRMHASNTYDLKAALQQLGVRKLFDRTSNNLKIVSGKSNANGAEARAKVKLYVSEMVHKIDLEINERGTEGGAVTITAMERSLPPVNFRVRGPFLIAIRHDPTKMLLFYGAVFDPS, encoded by the exons atgccGTACGGGGCATTAGCCTCGGTGCGGAAGGTACCGTTCCGGTTGCTGTTGCCGCTGTGCCTGCTGCTGTGCATGTGCGGAGGGGCTCTGGCCGAACCGACCGCCCAGAACACGAGCGGGCTGTCGAAGGCCGTCAGTGAACAGTTGGTCGGCGCGATCAACGATCTGGCACGGACGCTCGGGGTAATGGCCGGCcggggcggcagcagcaacaacagcagcaagacGGAGCTGTTCTCCCCCGTCAGCATCGGCagcatgatgctgctgctgttgcgtgCCGCGAACCGGGACACGCGCAACGAGCTGCTCGGTGTGCTGCGGCTGGAGCAGTACCGCAAGCCCGGCAGTGGCAACATACCGAAAAACTATGCCCGCCTGCTGAAGGAGTTTACGCGCGATATCGGCGGGAAGGGCATACTGAAGCAGCTGCCCGGGTGGCACGCGGGCGGCAACTGCTACCCACCGTCGGAGGGGCTCGAGGACGAGGAGTACGATGATGATCA ATACCTTGAGGAGCCGATCGAACCGAACGTGGTGCAGCTTGCCAATGGGATGTTCCTGCAGCAAGGTCtgatcaacagcagcaactttGTGCGGCTTGCCCGCGACCTATATCAAGCCCAGATCGAGCAGGTTAACTTTAAGGAGCGCCCGGATCTGGCCCGCAACACCATCAACCGCTGGGTGAACGAAAGTACCCGGGGCCGTATCGGGGAGATCCTGTTGGACGATCCGGACCCAGGCACGCAGATGATCGTGGCCAATGCGCTCTACTTCCGCGGAACCTGGGAAACGTTCTTCAACGAGCCACAGTTTACGCGCCCGCAGCCGTTCTTCCCCGATGGGGAGGATCAACCGTCGATCCTCGTGCCGACCATGTTCGCCAGCGGTTGCTTCCCGTACTACTCGTCGCCCGAGCTGCAGGCACGCATTATGGCCTTTCCGTACCGCAACCGGACCACCTCGATGTACATCGTCCTGCCGAACGACTCGAACCGGGCCCGGTTGCGGCAGCTGCAGGCGAGCCTCTCCTCGGCCGAGCTCGATCGGCTGATCGGGCAGATGAAGATGCACAAAGCGATCGCACAGTTTCCCCGGATGCATGCGAGCAACACGTACGACCTGAAGGCGGCACTGCAGCAGCTCGGCGTGCGCAAGCTGTTCGACAGGACGTCCAATAACTTGAAGATAGTGAGCGGGAAGAGCAATGCTAATGGGGCTGAGGCGAGAGCGAAGGTGAAGCTGTACGTCAGTGAGATGGTGCACAAGATCGATCTGGAGATAAACGAGCGTGGTACGGAGGGAGGCGCTGTGACGATCACGGCAATGGAACGATCCCTGCCGCCGGTTAATTTCCGTGTCAGAGGACCGTTTCTGATTGCGATACGGCACGATCCGACGAAGATGCTACTGTTTTACGGGGCAGTATTCGATCCGTCGTAA